Proteins from one Ahaetulla prasina isolate Xishuangbanna chromosome 2, ASM2864084v1, whole genome shotgun sequence genomic window:
- the LOC131193305 gene encoding melanin-concentrating hormone receptor 1-like — translation MPSLFGIICFLGIVGNLIVIYTIIKKKKLRCKQTVPDIFIFNLSIVDLLFLLGMPFLIHQLLGNGSWYFGAPLCTIITALDTHSQITSTNILTVMTLDRYLATVYPLRSTYVRTPCVATLVISLVWLLSFLTIIPVWMYAGLMPLDDGTVRCALLLPNPETDVYWFTIYQFMLAFAIPLIIICVVYFKILQHMATTVVPLPQRSLRARTKKVTRMAVAICSAFFICWAPFYILQLAHLGIGTPSVAFFYAYNFAISLGYANSCLNPFLYIALSETFKRQFMVAIHPAKEHFRVNNHNHSTTEASVCLKLAPESTQQTRFLEEFSPRSLPVTVAVH, via the coding sequence ATGCCTAGCTTGTTTGGCATCATTTGTTTTCTTGGCATAGTTGGGAATCTTATTGTGATCTATACCATCATCAAAAAGAAGAAGCTTCGGTGCAAACAGACGGTGCCTGATATCTTCATTTTCAACCTCTCCATTGTAGACTTGCTATTCCTGCTGGGCATGCCCTTTCTCATTCACCAACTCCTTGGCAACGGATCCTGGTATTTTGGCGCTCCATTGTGCACTATCATCACCGCCCTGGACACCCACAGCCAGATTACAAGCACCAATATCCTGACAGTCATGACCTTAGATCGTTACCTGGCCACGGTCTATCCTCTGAGATCTACTTATGTCCGAACTCCATGTGTAGCAACCTTGGTTATCAGCCTGGTGTGGCTCCTCTCATTTCTGACCATCATCCCTGTGTGGATGTATGCAGGACTGATGCCTTTGGATGATGGGACTGTCCGGTGTGCTCTTTTGCTTCCCAACCCTGAGACTGATGTCTACTGGTTCACCATCTACCAGTTCATGTTAGCTTTTGCAATTCCACTGATCATCATATGCGTGGTGTACTTTAAAATCCTCCAGCATATGGCCACCACTGTTGTGCCCTTACCACAGAGAAGTCTTCGGGCTCGTACCAAGAAAGTCACTCGGATGGCTGTTGCCATCTGCTCGGCCTTCTTCATTTGCTGGGCACCCTTCTATATCCTTCAGCTGGCCCATTTGGGAATAGGCACCCCTTCTGTTGCCTTTTTCTATGCCTACAATTTTGCCATTAGCTTAGGCTATGCCAACAGCTGCCTCAATCCTTTCCTCTACATTGCCCTAAGTGAGACTTTCAAGCGCCAGTTTATGGTAGCAATCCACCCAGCCAAAGAACACTTCAGGGTAAACAACCACAACCACAGCACGACGGAAGCCAGTGTGTGCCTGAAGCTTGCCCCAGAATCCACTCAACAGACTCGGTTTTTGGAGGAGTTTTCCCCACGTTCATTGCCTGTGACGGTTGCAGTTCACTAG